A portion of the Pseudomonas koreensis genome contains these proteins:
- the folE gene encoding GTP cyclohydrolase I FolE: MTLEQNYTAILGQLGEDVSREGLLDTPKRAAKAMQYLCRGYAQTLEEVTNGALFSSDNSEMVLVKDIELYSLCEHHLLPFIGKAHVAYIPSGKVLGLSKVARIVDMYARRLQIQENLSRQIADAVMQVTGALGVAVVIEAKHMCMMMRGVEKQNSSMITSVMLGEFRENAATRSEFLSLIK; the protein is encoded by the coding sequence GTGACACTGGAACAGAACTACACCGCGATTCTCGGCCAATTGGGCGAGGACGTGTCCCGCGAGGGCCTGCTCGATACGCCAAAGCGTGCCGCCAAAGCCATGCAGTACCTCTGCCGCGGTTATGCGCAGACGCTCGAAGAGGTCACCAACGGTGCCCTGTTCAGCTCCGACAACAGCGAAATGGTGCTGGTCAAGGACATCGAGCTGTATTCGTTGTGCGAACACCACTTGCTGCCGTTCATCGGCAAGGCGCACGTCGCGTATATCCCGAGCGGCAAAGTACTGGGCCTGTCGAAGGTCGCGCGGATCGTCGACATGTACGCCCGCCGCCTGCAGATCCAGGAAAACCTCAGCCGTCAGATCGCCGATGCGGTGATGCAAGTCACCGGCGCGCTGGGCGTCGCCGTAGTGATCGAGGCCAAGCACATGTGCATGATGATGCGCGGCGTCGAAAAGCAGAATTCGTCGATGATCACCTCGGTGATGCTGGGTGAATTCCGCGAAAACGCGGCAACCCGTAGCGAATTCCTCAGCCTCATCAAGTAA
- a CDS encoding low affinity iron permease family protein: MTFSKFCQGLSNWAGSSKTFLTAILLIVAWASTGPYFHYNDTWQLIINTSTTIITFLMVFLIQNTQNRDNDILHLKLDELIRASKDAQNATLSLDKLGARELRELRKRYREMGEGDEVSVEVDVSAVMTVNDKPSSANPDTPAV, translated from the coding sequence ATGACATTCTCCAAATTTTGCCAAGGGCTATCGAACTGGGCAGGAAGCTCCAAGACTTTTCTGACCGCCATTTTGCTTATCGTTGCCTGGGCTTCGACCGGACCGTATTTTCACTACAACGACACGTGGCAGCTGATCATAAATACTTCGACCACGATCATTACCTTCCTGATGGTGTTCCTGATCCAGAACACTCAGAACCGGGACAACGACATCCTTCACCTCAAACTCGATGAGCTGATCCGAGCCTCCAAGGATGCGCAGAATGCCACTTTGTCGCTCGACAAACTGGGGGCCAGGGAGCTGCGAGAATTGCGCAAGCGTTACAGAGAAATGGGTGAAGGCGATGAAGTCTCGGTAGAGGTGGATGTCAGCGCGGTGATGACAGTCAATGACAAACCTTCGTCGGCCAACCCGGATACACCCGCAGTGTGA
- a CDS encoding Smr/MutS family protein has translation MQDDDFSLFKSAIQGVKPIKHDRADTGKPKADRAQIAKLRQSATVRSDTTIIDGLSDQFVIDVGPEDELMWSRDGVQESQMRKLKVGQIPFEGSLDLHGMSVEKARETLWAFLAEATRFEIRCVRVTHGKAVRLDGKRPMIKSHVNTWLRQHAQVLGFCSCQARHGGAGAVYVMLKRTMMEGRDE, from the coding sequence ATGCAAGACGACGATTTTTCTCTGTTCAAAAGTGCCATCCAAGGCGTCAAGCCGATCAAGCACGACCGCGCCGACACCGGCAAACCCAAGGCTGACCGCGCGCAGATCGCCAAGCTGCGTCAATCCGCCACCGTGCGCAGCGACACCACTATCATCGACGGCTTGTCCGACCAGTTCGTGATCGACGTCGGCCCGGAAGACGAGCTGATGTGGTCCCGCGATGGCGTGCAGGAAAGCCAGATGCGCAAGCTCAAGGTCGGGCAGATCCCGTTCGAAGGCAGCCTCGACCTGCACGGCATGAGCGTGGAAAAAGCCCGCGAGACGCTTTGGGCCTTTCTCGCCGAAGCGACCCGATTCGAAATCCGCTGCGTCCGCGTGACTCACGGCAAGGCGGTGCGCCTGGATGGCAAGCGCCCGATGATCAAAAGTCACGTCAACACCTGGCTGCGCCAGCATGCGCAAGTGCTCGGTTTCTGCTCCTGCCAGGCCCGCCACGGCGGCGCCGGCGCGGTTTATGTGATGCTGAAACGCACGATGATGGAAGGTCGCGACGAATAA
- a CDS encoding cysteine hydrolase family protein has protein sequence MSVPKTMFQLSGRGYAAATLSHATVVIIDAQKEYLSGPLALSGMDAAVANIKQVVAAARAAGRPIVHVRHLGTVGGLFDPQGERGEFIPGLEPHGDETIIGKLLPSAFHGTELLERLQNLGSLDLIVCGFMSHSSVSTTVRAAKNLGFRCTLVEDACATRDLPFKGGVLSAERVQEAEMAIMADNFATLAKTQDLI, from the coding sequence ATGTCCGTTCCAAAAACGATGTTTCAACTCAGCGGCCGCGGTTACGCAGCGGCCACACTGAGCCATGCCACCGTGGTCATCATCGATGCCCAGAAGGAATACCTCAGTGGCCCGCTCGCCCTGAGCGGCATGGACGCGGCCGTCGCGAACATCAAACAAGTGGTTGCCGCAGCCCGTGCCGCCGGTCGGCCGATCGTGCACGTGCGTCATCTCGGCACCGTCGGCGGCCTGTTCGACCCACAGGGCGAACGCGGCGAATTCATCCCCGGCCTGGAACCGCATGGCGATGAAACCATCATCGGTAAACTGCTGCCGAGTGCGTTCCATGGCACTGAACTGCTCGAGCGGCTGCAGAACCTCGGCTCGCTGGACCTGATCGTCTGCGGTTTCATGAGCCATTCCAGCGTCAGCACCACGGTGCGCGCGGCGAAAAATCTGGGTTTCCGTTGCACCCTGGTCGAAGATGCCTGCGCGACCCGCGATCTGCCGTTCAAGGGCGGCGTGCTCAGTGCTGAACGCGTACAGGAAGCGGAAATGGCGATCATGGCCGACAACTTTGCCACGCTGGCCAAGACTCAAGACCTGATCTGA
- the prmB gene encoding 50S ribosomal protein L3 N(5)-glutamine methyltransferase, whose translation MITSRLRTLRDHIRWAVSRFHGEDLFFGHGTDNAWDEARQLVLGALHLPWEIADSYLDCALEDDELVNLQRLLKRRIEERVPTAYLLGEAWFCGMSFIVDQRVLIPRSPIGELIENRFAPWIGNEPARILDLCTGSGCIGIACAYEFQNAEVVLADLSFEALEVANQNIERHGVDERVYTVQGDGFDGLPGQRFDLIVSNPPYVDAEDFADMPDEYQHEPELGLACGDDGLNLVRRMLAEAADHLTEKGLLIVEVGNSQVHVEALYPEVDFAWLEFQRGGHGVFMLTAEQCRAHQALFAARV comes from the coding sequence GTGATCACTTCCCGACTTCGTACCCTGCGCGACCACATCCGCTGGGCCGTCAGCCGCTTCCATGGGGAGGATCTGTTCTTCGGTCATGGCACCGACAACGCCTGGGACGAGGCGCGCCAGTTGGTACTGGGCGCTTTGCACCTGCCGTGGGAAATCGCCGACAGCTACCTCGATTGCGCGCTGGAAGACGATGAACTGGTCAATTTGCAACGGCTGCTCAAGCGCCGCATCGAAGAGCGCGTTCCCACCGCCTATCTGCTCGGCGAGGCGTGGTTCTGCGGCATGTCGTTCATCGTCGACCAGCGCGTGCTGATCCCGCGTTCGCCGATCGGTGAGCTGATCGAAAACCGCTTTGCGCCGTGGATCGGCAACGAACCGGCGCGGATTCTCGATCTGTGCACCGGCTCCGGCTGCATCGGCATCGCCTGCGCCTACGAATTCCAGAACGCCGAAGTGGTGCTCGCGGACCTGTCGTTCGAGGCGCTGGAAGTGGCCAACCAGAACATCGAGCGCCATGGCGTCGATGAGCGCGTCTACACGGTGCAGGGCGATGGCTTCGATGGCCTGCCGGGGCAGCGCTTCGATCTGATCGTGTCGAACCCGCCCTACGTCGACGCGGAAGATTTCGCCGACATGCCGGACGAATATCAGCACGAGCCGGAGCTTGGCCTGGCCTGCGGTGACGATGGTCTGAATCTGGTCCGGCGCATGCTCGCCGAAGCGGCGGATCATCTGACCGAGAAGGGCTTGTTGATTGTCGAAGTGGGCAACAGCCAGGTCCACGTCGAAGCGTTGTACCCGGAAGTCGATTTTGCCTGGCTGGAATTCCAGCGCGGCGGGCATGGCGTATTCATGCTGACAGCGGAGCAGTGCCGCGCGCATCAGGCGCTTTTCGCAGCTCGCGTCTAA
- a CDS encoding alpha/beta hydrolase, producing MMLRVLILSLTLFTGFAQATVLQRPVTLDTGSGELFGSLLLPKSDSPVPIVLIISGSGPTDRDGNNPDGGRNDSLKRLAWVLAKHNIASVRYDKRGVAASLAAAPDERNLSVEGYAADAVAWGQKLKADPRFGKLILLGHSEGALIASLAAPKLDAAAVISLSGSARPVDQVIREQLARSLPPPLMLRSNELLDSLKSGHTDDNVPQPLQVIFRPSVQPYLISLFRQDPAQAFAQLKMPALIVQGSNDIQVGTEDAKLLKAAKPDARLAVIEGMNHVLRIVHNDMKRQLASYKDPNLPLAAELGAAVIEFIDGIRAS from the coding sequence ATGATGCTGCGAGTTCTGATCTTGAGTCTTACCCTCTTCACCGGCTTTGCCCAAGCGACAGTCCTACAACGCCCGGTCACTCTCGACACCGGCAGCGGCGAACTTTTCGGTTCGTTGTTGCTGCCCAAGTCCGACAGCCCGGTGCCGATTGTTCTGATCATTTCTGGCTCGGGTCCTACAGATCGCGACGGAAACAACCCGGACGGCGGACGCAATGACAGCCTCAAGCGTCTGGCCTGGGTGCTGGCCAAACACAACATCGCCAGCGTGCGCTACGACAAGCGCGGTGTTGCGGCGAGCCTGGCGGCCGCTCCCGATGAACGTAATCTGTCAGTTGAAGGCTATGCCGCGGACGCGGTGGCGTGGGGGCAGAAGCTCAAGGCCGATCCGCGCTTCGGCAAACTGATTCTGCTCGGCCACAGCGAAGGCGCACTGATTGCCAGCCTCGCCGCGCCGAAACTGGACGCAGCGGCGGTGATCTCGCTGTCCGGCAGCGCGCGGCCGGTCGATCAGGTGATCCGCGAGCAACTGGCGCGAAGCCTGCCGCCGCCGCTGATGCTGCGCAGCAACGAACTGCTCGACAGCCTCAAGTCCGGGCACACCGATGACAATGTGCCGCAACCGTTGCAGGTAATCTTCCGCCCGAGCGTGCAGCCGTACCTGATTTCGCTGTTCCGCCAGGATCCGGCACAAGCCTTTGCACAACTGAAAATGCCGGCGCTGATCGTCCAGGGCAGCAACGACATTCAGGTCGGCACCGAAGACGCGAAGCTGCTCAAGGCGGCGAAACCGGACGCTCGATTGGCGGTGATCGAAGGCATGAACCACGTGCTGCGCATCGTGCACAACGATATGAAGCGGCAATTGGCGTCCTACAAGGACCCGAATTTGCCACTGGCCGCCGAACTGGGCGCCGCCGTCATCGAATTTATTGACGGAATTCGCGCGAGTTAA
- the aroC gene encoding chorismate synthase: MSGNTYGKLFTVTTAGESHGPALVAIVDGCPPGLEISLEDLQRDLDRRKPGTSRHTTQRQEADEVEILSGVFEGRTTGCAIGLLIRNTDQKSKDYSAIKDLFRPAHADYTYHHKYGERDYRGGGRSSARETAMRVAAGAIAKKYLASQGIVIRGYMSQLGPIEIPFKTWDSVEENAFFSPDPDKVPELEAYMDQLRRDQDSVGAKITVVAEGVMPGLGEPIFDRLDAELAHALMSINAVKGVEIGAGFACVAQRGTEHRDELTPEGFLSNNAGGILGGISSGQPIVAHLALKPTSSITTPGRSIDVNGNPVDVITKGRHDPCVGIRATPIAEAMMAIVLMDHLLRHRGQNADVHVSTPVLGQL; this comes from the coding sequence ATGTCCGGCAATACCTACGGCAAGTTGTTCACTGTCACCACCGCTGGCGAAAGCCATGGTCCGGCGTTGGTCGCCATTGTCGACGGCTGCCCGCCGGGCCTGGAGATTTCCCTGGAAGATCTGCAGCGCGACCTCGATCGCCGCAAGCCGGGCACCAGCCGCCACACCACCCAACGTCAGGAAGCCGATGAAGTCGAAATCCTCTCCGGCGTGTTCGAGGGCCGCACCACCGGTTGCGCGATCGGCCTGCTGATTCGCAACACTGACCAGAAGTCCAAGGACTACTCGGCGATCAAGGACCTGTTCCGCCCGGCCCACGCCGACTACACCTACCACCACAAATACGGCGAACGCGATTATCGCGGCGGCGGCCGCAGTTCGGCGCGGGAAACCGCGATGCGCGTGGCGGCCGGGGCGATCGCCAAGAAGTATCTGGCCAGTCAGGGCATCGTCATTCGCGGTTACATGAGCCAGCTGGGTCCGATCGAGATTCCGTTCAAGACCTGGGACTCGGTAGAGGAGAACGCCTTCTTCAGTCCCGATCCAGACAAGGTGCCGGAGCTGGAAGCCTATATGGACCAGTTGCGCCGCGATCAGGACTCGGTCGGAGCGAAGATCACCGTCGTCGCCGAAGGAGTAATGCCGGGCCTTGGCGAGCCGATTTTCGATCGCCTCGACGCCGAACTGGCCCACGCGCTGATGAGCATCAACGCGGTCAAGGGCGTGGAGATTGGCGCCGGTTTTGCCTGTGTCGCCCAGCGCGGCACCGAACACCGCGATGAACTGACGCCGGAGGGTTTCCTCAGCAACAACGCTGGCGGCATCCTCGGCGGTATCTCGTCCGGTCAGCCGATCGTTGCGCATCTGGCGTTGAAACCGACCTCGAGCATCACCACGCCGGGGCGCTCGATCGACGTGAACGGCAACCCGGTCGACGTGATCACCAAGGGCCGCCACGATCCATGCGTCGGCATCCGCGCGACACCGATCGCCGAGGCGATGATGGCCATCGTGCTGATGGATCACCTGTTGCGCCACCGCGGGCAGAACGCCGATGTGCACGTGAGCACGCCGGTGCTGGGCCAGCTCTGA
- a CDS encoding MFS transporter: MAALPYWRLSSFYLFYFALLGSTAPFLALYFDHLGFSAARIGELVAIPMLMRCVAPNIWGWLGDYTGRRLAIVRFGAVCTLLTFSLIFVSQTYAWLAMVMALHAFFWHAVLPQFEVITLAHLQGQTSRYSQIRLWGSIGFIITVVALGRLFEWLSLDIYPAALVLIMAGIVLSSLWVPNAQPAQGNRPTGEGFLKQLRHPGVLAFYACVALMQVSHGPYYTFLTLHLERLGYSRGVIGMLWAVGVVAEVLMFMAMSRILARFSLRRVLLASFLLAALRWLMLGSFAEFLWVLLFAQVLHAATFGSFHAAAIAFVQRSFGARQQGQGQALYAALAGTGGALGALYSGYSWNALGPTLTFSIASLAALAAAVIIATRMQEDRP, from the coding sequence GTGGCGGCGCTCCCTTACTGGCGGCTGTCCAGTTTCTATCTGTTCTATTTCGCCTTGCTCGGTTCGACGGCGCCGTTTCTGGCGCTGTACTTCGATCACCTCGGCTTCAGCGCCGCACGCATCGGCGAGCTAGTGGCGATTCCGATGCTGATGCGCTGCGTGGCGCCGAACATCTGGGGCTGGCTCGGCGATTACACCGGCAGGCGTCTGGCCATCGTGCGCTTTGGCGCGGTCTGCACGTTGCTGACCTTTTCGCTGATCTTCGTCAGCCAGACCTATGCCTGGCTGGCGATGGTCATGGCCCTGCATGCGTTTTTCTGGCACGCGGTGCTGCCGCAGTTCGAAGTCATCACCCTCGCGCATCTGCAGGGTCAGACCTCGCGCTACAGTCAGATTCGCCTGTGGGGCTCGATCGGCTTCATCATCACCGTGGTGGCCTTGGGGCGGCTGTTCGAATGGCTGAGCCTGGACATCTACCCGGCGGCACTGGTGTTGATCATGGCCGGTATCGTTCTGAGTAGCCTGTGGGTGCCGAATGCGCAACCGGCGCAAGGCAATCGGCCGACGGGCGAGGGCTTCCTCAAGCAACTGCGCCATCCCGGCGTGCTGGCATTTTATGCCTGCGTTGCGCTGATGCAGGTCAGCCACGGGCCGTATTACACCTTTCTGACGTTGCATCTTGAACGGCTCGGTTACAGCCGTGGCGTCATCGGCATGCTCTGGGCCGTCGGGGTGGTGGCTGAAGTGCTGATGTTCATGGCCATGAGTCGCATTCTGGCGCGGTTTTCCCTGCGCCGGGTGCTGCTGGCGAGTTTCCTGCTGGCGGCGTTGCGCTGGCTGATGCTCGGTTCGTTCGCTGAATTTCTCTGGGTGCTGCTGTTCGCCCAAGTGCTGCATGCAGCGACTTTCGGCAGTTTTCACGCGGCTGCCATCGCTTTCGTGCAACGTAGTTTCGGCGCCCGTCAGCAAGGGCAGGGCCAGGCGCTGTATGCAGCACTGGCCGGCACCGGCGGGGCGCTCGGCGCGCTGTATTCCGGTTACAGCTGGAATGCCCTCGGCCCGACATTGACCTTTAGTATTGCCAGTCTCGCAGCGCTTGCCGCTGCCGTTATCATTGCCACACGTATGCAAGAGGACAGGCCATGA
- a CDS encoding methylthioribulose 1-phosphate dehydratase → MSLSREQLAQQIVDAGRFLYGRGWSPATSSNYSTRLSPSEALLTVSGKHKGQLSVDDVLATDLSGNSLEPGKKPSAETLLHTQLYSWRAEIGAVLHTHSVNATVLSRLTPEAFIEFEDYELQKAFSGISTHESRVRVPIFDNDQDIARLAAKVQPWLDTHPDCVGYLIRGHGLYTWGAQMSDALRQIEAFEFLFECELKTRSFMNRQG, encoded by the coding sequence ATGAGCCTTAGCCGTGAACAGCTCGCCCAACAAATCGTCGATGCCGGGCGCTTTCTTTATGGTCGTGGCTGGTCGCCGGCCACCAGCAGCAACTATTCGACACGCCTGTCGCCTAGCGAAGCGTTGCTGACAGTGTCGGGCAAGCACAAAGGCCAGTTGAGCGTGGATGACGTGCTCGCCACCGATCTGTCCGGCAACAGCCTGGAGCCGGGCAAGAAACCTTCCGCCGAAACGTTGTTGCATACCCAGCTCTACAGCTGGCGCGCGGAGATCGGCGCGGTGCTTCACACCCATTCGGTTAATGCCACGGTGCTGTCGCGCCTGACCCCGGAAGCCTTCATCGAGTTTGAAGACTACGAACTGCAAAAAGCTTTCAGCGGCATCTCCACCCACGAATCGCGGGTGCGCGTGCCGATTTTCGACAATGATCAGGACATTGCGCGCCTCGCCGCCAAGGTGCAGCCTTGGCTGGACACCCATCCCGACTGCGTCGGTTATCTGATTCGCGGCCATGGCCTGTACACCTGGGGCGCGCAGATGAGCGACGCGCTGCGGCAGATCGAGGCCTTTGAATTCCTGTTTGAATGCGAGTTGAAAACCCGCAGCTTCATGAACCGCCAAGGCTGA
- a CDS encoding 1,2-dihydroxy-3-keto-5-methylthiopentene dioxygenase has translation MSSLSVYHVSSPEIPNKVLTHFEDIASTLAEQGVRFDRWQAAAKIQPGASQEEVISAYKEQIDKLMTERGYITVDVISLNSDHPQKAELRAKFLEEHRHGEDEVRFFVAGRGLFTLHIDDYVYAVLCEKNDLISVPAGTKHWFDMGEHPHFVAIRLFNNPEGWVANFTGEDIAGRFPRLED, from the coding sequence ATGAGCAGCCTGTCCGTTTATCACGTTTCCAGCCCTGAGATTCCCAACAAGGTGCTGACCCATTTCGAAGACATCGCTTCGACGCTGGCCGAGCAGGGCGTGCGTTTCGACCGCTGGCAGGCCGCCGCGAAGATCCAGCCCGGCGCCAGTCAGGAAGAAGTCATCAGCGCTTATAAAGAGCAGATCGACAAGCTGATGACCGAGCGCGGTTACATCACGGTCGATGTGATCAGCCTCAACAGTGATCACCCGCAAAAAGCCGAACTGCGCGCCAAGTTCCTCGAAGAACACCGCCATGGCGAAGACGAAGTGCGATTTTTCGTCGCCGGTCGTGGCTTGTTTACCCTGCACATCGACGATTACGTCTATGCCGTGCTCTGCGAAAAGAATGACCTGATCTCGGTTCCGGCCGGCACCAAACACTGGTTCGACATGGGCGAGCATCCACATTTCGTGGCGATCCGTCTGTTCAACAACCCGGAAGGCTGGGTTGCCAATTTCACCGGCGAAGACATCGCCGGCCGCTTCCCGCGCCTGGAGGACTGA
- the mtnC gene encoding acireductone synthase: protein MPIKAILTDIEGTTSAVSFVFDVLFPYAARHLPDFVRQHASRTDVAEQLDAVRRDSNEPQADVERVVEILLNWIAEDRKATPLKALQGMVWEQGYQAGQLKGHVYPDAVEALQRWHAAGYQLFVYSSGSIQAQKLIFGCSEAGDLTPLFSGYFDTTSGPKREAQSYRNIQQAVGVEADEILFLSDIVDELDAAQSAGMKTCGLAREGGELPGHVTVDSFTGIEPEAF, encoded by the coding sequence GTGCCGATCAAAGCCATCCTCACCGACATCGAAGGCACCACCAGCGCGGTGAGTTTCGTCTTCGACGTGCTGTTCCCGTACGCCGCCAGACACTTGCCGGATTTCGTGCGCCAGCACGCTTCCCGCACTGATGTTGCCGAACAGCTCGACGCCGTGCGCCGCGACAGCAATGAGCCGCAGGCCGATGTTGAACGGGTTGTTGAAATCCTCTTGAACTGGATCGCCGAAGACCGCAAGGCCACGCCGCTCAAGGCATTGCAAGGCATGGTCTGGGAACAGGGTTATCAGGCTGGGCAGTTGAAAGGCCACGTTTATCCGGATGCGGTTGAAGCGCTCCAACGTTGGCATGCGGCGGGTTATCAACTGTTTGTTTACTCGTCCGGCTCGATCCAGGCGCAGAAGCTGATCTTCGGTTGCTCGGAGGCAGGGGATCTGACGCCGCTGTTCAGCGGCTATTTCGACACCACGTCGGGGCCCAAGCGTGAGGCGCAGTCGTATCGCAATATTCAGCAGGCGGTGGGTGTTGAAGCAGATGAAATCCTGTTCCTCTCGGACATCGTCGATGAGCTCGATGCTGCGCAGTCAGCGGGCATGAAGACCTGCGGCCTGGCGCGTGAAGGCGGGGAGTTGCCGGGGCACGTCACGGTGGACAGCTTTACCGGAATCGAACCGGAAGCGTTCTGA